The following coding sequences are from one Salmo trutta chromosome 36, fSalTru1.1, whole genome shotgun sequence window:
- the LOC115175943 gene encoding ladderlectin, with the protein MAMFTISLLLCAAFALSGATEDTTVMENHMEQSSPAEVVKAERWSRDSCPPGWLKYGARCFMFVRSGKTWMNAERYCVHFGANLASIHSSEEYHFVQELIILQTEDFTPAWIGGFDAVQNRVWLWSDGSRFDYRNWVTGEPNNSGGREPCMMMNNGGEKRWNDIQCESIFPSVCSRRLC; encoded by the exons ATGGCAATGTTTACAATTTCCCTGCTTCTCTGTGCTGCGTTTGCTCTGAGCGGTGCAACAG AGGATACAACTGTCATGGAAAACCACATGGAACAGAGCTCACCTGCTG AGGTGGTGAAGGCGGAGAGGTGGAGCAGGGACTCTTGCCCACCTGGCTGGCTCAAGTACGGGGCACGGTGTTTCATGTTTGTACGTTCCGGCAAGACGTGGATGAATGCTGAG cgGTACTGTGTGCACTTCGGAGCAAACCTTGCATCCATCCACAGCTCTGAAGAGTATCATTTCGTGCAAGAGTTGATCATACTACAGACAGAAGATTTTACCCCTGCCTGGATTGGAGGATTTGATGCTGTTCAG AACCGAGTGTGGCTCTGGAGTGACGGCTCCAGATTTGACTACAGGAACTGGGTCACGGGAGAACCCAATAATTCCGGTGGCAGAGAGCCATGCATGATGATGAACAACGGAG GTGAAAAACGCTGGAATGATATTCAGTGTGAATCTATATTTCCATCTGTGTGCTCCAGAAGGTTGTGTTAA